Sequence from the Polynucleobacter sp. Adler-ghost genome:
GATCGTGTATTGATTTACATGCCGATGATTGCTGAGGCCTGTTTCGCAATGCTCGCTTGTACACGCATTGGTGCAATTCACTCTGTGGTCTTTGGTGGCTTTGCATCCCATAGCTTGGCATCACGTATCGACGATGCCAAACCGAAAATGATTGTGACTGCAGAAGCGGGGGCACGTGGCGGTAAAGCAGTTCCTTATAAGCCCTTGCTCGATGAGGCAATCAAGCTCGCGAGCTACAAGCCTGAAAAAGTCCTGATCGTGAATCGTGGCCTGACTGAGTTCACTGCAGTGGCCGGTCGTGACTTGGACTACGCAACTGAGCGCCAAAAGCACCTCAATGATTTAGTGCCGATTGAGTGGGTGGATGCAACCCACACTTCATATATTTTGTATACCTCTGGCACTACTGGTAAACCTAAGGGCGTACAACGTGACACCGGTGGTTACGCAGTCGCCTTGGCTTCCACCATGAAGCACATCTTCTGCGGTAATCCTGGCGAGACCATGTTCTGCACCTCAGATATTGGTTGGGTAGTGGGTCATAGCTACATCATTTATGCACCCTTGCTAAACGGTATGGCAACTATTCTTTATGAAGGCACGCCCTTGCGTCCTGATGCAGGTATTTGGTGGGAGTTGGTTGAGAAGTACAAAGTTTCAGTCATGTTCTCTGCGCCAACTGCAGTTCGTGTTCTCAAAAAACAAGATCCTGCCTTCTTAACTAAATATGATCTCTCGAGCTTGCGTGCTTTGTTCTTAGCAGGCGAGCCTCTGGATGAGCCAACGGCAACTTGGATCCATGATGCGATCAAAAAGCCGATTGTGGATAACTATTGGCAGACAGAAACGGGTTGGCCGATGTTGGCAATTCAGCGTGGCGTAGAAGTGATGCCGCATAAGTTTGGCTCCCCTGGTGTCCCTTCATTTGGTTACAACATGAAGTTATTGGATGATGCGACTTCGGAAGAGTTGGGTCCAGATCAAAAAGGCGTTATTGCGATTGAAGGTCCTTTGCCTCCTGGTTGCATGCAAACGGTTTGGGGTGATGACAAGCGTTTTGTCAGTACTTATTGGGAAACTATTCCCGGTAAGACCATTTACTCCACCTTTGATTGGGGTATCAAAGACAAAGACGGTTACTTCTTTATTTTGGGGAGGACCGATGATGTAATTAACGTTGC
This genomic interval carries:
- a CDS encoding propionate--CoA ligase is translated as MSYKSEHERSIKDPDGFWGEQAKLIHWEKPFNKVLDYANPPFAKWFEGGLTNLCYNAVDRHLKDRAEQIALVAVSTETNLEKAYTFQELYEEVNRIAAIYKANGVQKGDRVLIYMPMIAEACFAMLACTRIGAIHSVVFGGFASHSLASRIDDAKPKMIVTAEAGARGGKAVPYKPLLDEAIKLASYKPEKVLIVNRGLTEFTAVAGRDLDYATERQKHLNDLVPIEWVDATHTSYILYTSGTTGKPKGVQRDTGGYAVALASTMKHIFCGNPGETMFCTSDIGWVVGHSYIIYAPLLNGMATILYEGTPLRPDAGIWWELVEKYKVSVMFSAPTAVRVLKKQDPAFLTKYDLSSLRALFLAGEPLDEPTATWIHDAIKKPIVDNYWQTETGWPMLAIQRGVEVMPHKFGSPGVPSFGYNMKLLDDATSEELGPDQKGVIAIEGPLPPGCMQTVWGDDKRFVSTYWETIPGKTIYSTFDWGIKDKDGYFFILGRTDDVINVAGHRLGTREIEESISSHPNISEVAVVGIEDKLKGQAAIAFVIPKDASNTATLEAECMKTVDTTLGAIARPGRVYVVTALPKTRSGKIVRRALQAVAEGRDPGDISTMEDQTVLAQIKTIIEQSAKS